A section of the Flavobacterium ardleyense genome encodes:
- a CDS encoding DUF3298 and DUF4163 domain-containing protein: protein MKKILMIALFTSIMISCKEEEKKEMSFKDETFEKVTETKCKDGQCASAKITVPIAENGEVVGDSINNKIFSAVRNIVYFGEKPSDAKDYQGVLNSFIGAYDDLHKKFPEDTFGWEAKIETKKKYESDKLINFEMTHYTFTGGAHGYQGLKSLIFDKATGRTLNHDDIFTDKGIVKKLVEEKFRMKYDIPADAPINSKGFMFEDEVFALPQNIFYTDKGLLLYYNQYEIAAYSDGNQELMLSYEELGNLLKVK from the coding sequence ATGAAGAAAATTTTAATGATCGCGCTTTTTACTTCCATAATGATTTCTTGCAAGGAAGAAGAAAAGAAAGAAATGAGTTTTAAAGATGAAACCTTCGAAAAAGTAACCGAAACCAAATGTAAAGATGGACAATGTGCTTCGGCAAAAATTACAGTCCCAATTGCAGAAAACGGTGAAGTTGTTGGTGACAGCATTAACAACAAGATTTTTTCGGCGGTAAGAAATATCGTTTATTTCGGCGAAAAACCTAGCGACGCCAAAGATTATCAAGGCGTTCTAAATTCTTTTATTGGTGCCTACGATGATCTGCATAAAAAATTTCCAGAAGACACTTTTGGCTGGGAAGCAAAAATAGAAACTAAGAAGAAATATGAAAGCGATAAACTGATCAACTTCGAAATGACTCATTACACTTTTACCGGCGGTGCGCATGGATACCAAGGTTTGAAATCCTTAATTTTTGATAAAGCGACAGGTAGGACTTTAAATCACGATGATATTTTTACAGACAAGGGAATCGTAAAGAAACTTGTTGAAGAGAAATTTAGAATGAAATATGACATACCCGCTGATGCTCCAATAAACTCAAAAGGTTTTATGTTTGAAGATGAGGTTTTCGCGCTTCCGCAAAATATATTCTACACTGACAAAGGACTGTTGTTGTATTACAACCAATATGAAATTGCTGCCTATTCTGATGGAAACCAAGAGTTAATGTTGAGTTATGAGGAGTTGGGGAATTTGTTGAAGGTGAAATAA
- a CDS encoding cystathionine gamma-synthase: protein MKFNTKIIHGGQQVDQETGAVMPPIFQTSTFAQTSPGKPMGDYGYSRTSNPTRTALENALASIENGNRGLAFSSGMAATDCLLRDYKAGDEIIAMDDLYGGTYRLFTKVYKNSGIKFHFIDMNDLEKFKSTINENTKMVWIETPTNPLMKVVDIEAISKITKKHNLLLAVDNTFATPYLQKPLELGADIVMHSATKYLSGHSDVIAGALIVKDEDLGKHLHFQQFATGATLGPMDSFLVLRGIKTLHLRMQRHCENATKVAEFLVNHPAVENVYYPGLKSHPNFEICQKQMPKGFGGMVSFTFKSGLKQDAITFLENLKIFTLAESLGGVESLANLPSMMSHASIPEEIRREVGISDDLVRLSVGIEDVEDLIEDLEKAFDKLRR, encoded by the coding sequence ATGAAATTTAATACAAAAATCATACACGGCGGTCAGCAAGTCGATCAAGAAACTGGCGCAGTAATGCCTCCAATATTTCAGACTTCGACCTTTGCACAAACGAGTCCTGGAAAGCCGATGGGAGATTATGGCTACAGCCGAACTTCAAATCCTACCCGAACCGCTTTAGAGAATGCGCTGGCTAGTATCGAGAACGGAAATAGAGGATTGGCATTTTCGTCAGGAATGGCCGCCACCGACTGTCTTTTAAGAGATTATAAAGCAGGAGACGAAATTATCGCGATGGACGATTTGTATGGCGGTACTTATAGGCTTTTCACGAAAGTATATAAAAATTCAGGAATCAAATTTCACTTTATTGATATGAATGATTTGGAGAAATTCAAATCTACCATAAATGAAAACACCAAAATGGTTTGGATCGAAACGCCCACAAATCCGTTGATGAAAGTCGTGGATATCGAGGCAATTTCGAAAATTACCAAAAAGCATAATTTGTTACTTGCGGTCGATAATACTTTTGCCACGCCGTATCTCCAAAAGCCACTGGAATTAGGTGCAGATATTGTAATGCATTCGGCAACGAAATATCTCAGTGGACATTCAGATGTAATTGCTGGCGCTCTCATTGTAAAAGATGAAGACTTAGGAAAGCATTTACATTTTCAGCAATTTGCCACTGGCGCTACACTTGGCCCGATGGATTCCTTCTTGGTTTTGAGAGGAATAAAAACCTTGCATTTGCGTATGCAGCGACATTGCGAAAATGCTACGAAAGTTGCAGAATTTCTAGTAAATCATCCTGCGGTCGAGAATGTTTATTATCCAGGCTTAAAATCTCATCCAAATTTCGAAATTTGCCAAAAACAGATGCCAAAAGGTTTCGGGGGAATGGTTTCGTTCACTTTCAAATCCGGTTTAAAACAAGATGCAATCACCTTTTTGGAAAATCTAAAAATCTTTACACTTGCCGAATCTTTGGGTGGGGTAGAATCATTAGCGAATCTTCCGTCAATGATGTCGCACGCATCAATTCCAGAAGAAATTCGACGTGAAGTAGGAATTTCTGATGATCTTGTAAGATTAAGTGTCGGAATTGAAGATGTTGAGGATTTAATAGAAGATCTTGAGAAAGCTTTTGATAAGCTTCGTCGCTAA